Sequence from the Magallana gigas chromosome 4, xbMagGiga1.1, whole genome shotgun sequence genome:
GTCTCCCCTGATGATGTACAGTCCCAGAATGACCTGTTCCACGCCCTGGGTCGTGCTGTACACTCGCTCGTGGCTCTCGTCCAAGATCAGGTTGATGGTCTGGTCAAAACCTTTCAATGTGCccttttagaaattgagataaaaacagcattaaaagacataataaatttaattcaaaacataaaCATCATTTTTACGGTGTATTATCTGTTTTAACTGCatgttaaaaacaaactttgtacatgtaataggttTATTTGAATGTGTACCGGTATATGAAATAGCAATATGTTGTACTGTTTGTTTTGCACGTTTGTTTTGCAAATGCCACATCAACTCCAATTATATTGAACCACACCCCTTTCGGAAGCAATCAACTCAAACTCACTTTAAAAATCCTGGCTCTCAAATATCTCATTCTTAGGCAGCGGAGGTGTTCTATGTGTAATTCAATGATTATTTGTGTAActgttaatatttgtttttgtttttttgttttttttagaaattcttAAACTTTGGCTGAGaggtttttttaaactcaatgTCCTGTTGAACAAACTTGTTATGCACATAAAACAGGTCTGTGCTTTAGACTGGTAATCAATTACCAAATACTAAATTCAGACACTTgactcaaaatatatttctttttccgtGTATAGTTacaggaatttatgaaaaaagcCGTCAtcttaaattaataatacagggaattaagatataaaactgttatgaaaataaaataagttttaatgtCAAGTGCCTATGGATCCTGGTCGATCAAGTTCTCATGTTTACATAAGACCAatctattaattaaaattagatctttgatccACTCTTAAAAGATTGCTACTTTGTGTAGCTATCTATTAGGAGCAgatcaaagatctaattttaattagattgaaataAGACTACATTGAAGTTCAACATCATAGACTTTTGAGAAatagaattattttaattatattttattatcttatattttaattacatcatGGATGACAGTTGAGCAAGTTAGAGGATGTCTATAAAGCTAGTAAATGGAAAAAAGgcacaaaattaaacaaacaaatttgTGAATGTAATGTACAGCAAGATTGATAAGCAAAAAATAAGGGACTTAAAGGGAGACAAATCCactaacattaattttatttgttccgATTATAACGCTtgtaaatgttgtaaaattgtaaatagaTCCTTTTGCGATATTGCAGTATTGTATGGCTCTTTTTTTAGAGCAAATTATTGAATTCATCTAGTGTGATAAGGTTTTAGTTGGCGAATACtccaaacagttttaaaattatataattaaatgatgTAAATCAAACAATTGCTGTACATAACCTAACGAGGCTAATGTTTCACCAAATTATGtcaatttgccctgcaagagagcagATACTGTGAAGGAGTCTATGCCCTTGGCAAATTTAAGGTACTTTCGGTTAAACAtctatattttctttcattttggcATATGACATGCATgactcaagaaaaaaaaatttcccaaACAACCATCGCAAAGTCAAATCAAAGTATACCATTTTCGGAAGTAAGagcaaattaaaacaaatctttttttcataaagcCGAAgcatgaaataaacaatatatgcATGATTTTCACATCATACTTAATTATGATCAGCCTCATGCAGTGACAGCTGTATAATGACCTGCAGAGCATTAATATATTGGGGTCTAGGGCTGATACAAGATGCACCGAAACTCCAAAACTACTCAAATTCAAAGAGTTTGCCAATATatcataaatttgaattttacatatGTAAAGGGTTGGGAGAAATATGACAGACCAGACCAAGATTCTAACCAAGGCTCCCTGAATCTCTATTCACTGATAGGTGCTCTTATTTAGACTagctaccaactgagctatctggtgcCGCTACTCAAACCGGTCTGAcagtcacattcctccccccttatATGATCTGTGCCCTTGAGGATCACCCCAGGCTCTTCCCCTTGCAGGAGTTCACCTGTCAGTTCGTAACAGATTGGGAGATCAAAATAATGACGGACCGGACTGgcatttgaacctgggccccctgaatatCTAGTCAGGCACTCTTCAAATTGAgctatctggcaccggtattcaaatcGGCCTGACCGTCACATATTCAACATTAATTGCTTCATAGTTCATTAAACAATGGCACTGTACCAGGTGAAGTTCCCCAGTTACTGTGATATGGTTTGTTTATCATTCTGTTTGTAAACTTACCACAATTATTCTTCCATCAGCAGTAACAATGGATACAGTTCCTGATGCGGTGGTCAAGGATGGATAACTTCttgataatttacatgtacatgatttatatattaattgatttcaaagcacatatgtttaaaatatgtgcATTGATTATATTTGCATGCATTCTGTAAATCCAGAGACTTATATAacagtatatacgtccctggtaaATCTCAACACTATCAGAAAAATTAAACCTGCATGGTGCTAAATCACTTTACAGATTCTGAACTGTTGAAAGGAAAACATGAAATAGTGTCCCTTTCAGCTTTGTACAAAACCCCCactttttcaagttttttgCACAAGATCTAGTACTTCAAACCTGTATCAAGTAACATATCGAATGTATACATATTAACTTATGTGAAATCATAATTGTCTACGTTATGTAAAGGATACGATTGACGTAAGATTCTAACGCCGACGACATGGTTGAATCTTCGAACGCTATTCAAACGATTTCTATTTTTTCGGAGAGAGTTATCTTTTCCTATTCTTCTGAGGGAGAAGTACGTTAACATGCCAATTCTACAGAGAAATGTTTTTATGAGTAAAATCATTCTGACAATTATTAATCaggtataatttaaaaaatgtttttaaaaacattttcttgagaaaaaatatgaatatttcaaCGATTTGAAAAATAACCAGAAATTTCTAAACAACAAAATTACAGATCCCCTGGCACATGCGCGTAACAACGTAAAATGTCAGCGCCCTTGAAAAAATGTGAATGTTGATAATCACAGTAATGTTTCAATAGATGAGCGCTTAAGAAGGCAATGGCTCTGTCTATATTCAAACAGACGTTTTCTCTTTTAAGAAGTAGTAGTCTGACAAACGTATTTTGTTCTTCAGAAAGGTAACTAATGCATATCTTCCATATATATTCTGCAATGAACAAGTAAAACTTGTTTACCAGTGGCAGTGTACCAGTGAATGGTCTTAACTTTTACAAGTCAAAGAGACTCGAT
This genomic interval carries:
- the LOC105328405 gene encoding U6 snRNA-associated Sm-like protein LSm8, translating into MSSALESYVNRTVSIVTADGRIIVGTLKGFDQTINLILDESHERVYSTTQGVEQVILGLYIIRGDNVAVIGEIDDDADNGLDFNNIKAEPLNSVSH